One genomic segment of Pseudomonas chlororaphis subsp. aurantiaca includes these proteins:
- a CDS encoding MBL fold metallo-hydrolase, whose protein sequence is MKKILRIATALGLAALSTGAFSATTSYDTSHSMGIQLLGSGGPISDDARASSGEIVWIDGKSRLLIDAGGGTYLRFGQAHARLEDLHFIGISHFHTDHSADLPAILKGAYFMATSNTIALVGPDGSDSFPSMTAFFHDTFGAKTGSFAYLEGLHDGSDGLNLKVSPIINVDRHAEKASLVYQDAEVKVYAYGIPHGDVPTLAFRIEGKYGTIVISADQNGSRAGFIDFAKGADILVMPAAIDDDADTTSKFLHATPTVVGKIAAAINPKMLVLNHFMGKSLKNKESNIATIKRYYHGPVYAGRDLSRFEMP, encoded by the coding sequence GTGAAAAAAATCTTGCGCATCGCCACCGCTCTCGGCTTGGCGGCACTCTCCACCGGCGCATTCTCCGCTACGACCAGTTACGACACATCGCACTCCATGGGCATCCAACTGCTCGGCTCTGGTGGCCCTATCTCTGACGACGCCCGGGCTTCATCGGGCGAGATTGTCTGGATCGATGGCAAGTCGCGGCTGCTCATCGACGCCGGCGGCGGTACGTACCTGCGCTTTGGCCAGGCACATGCCCGGTTGGAAGACCTGCACTTCATCGGCATCTCGCACTTTCACACGGACCATAGCGCCGACTTGCCCGCCATCTTGAAGGGCGCGTACTTCATGGCTACGAGCAACACAATTGCACTGGTCGGTCCGGACGGGTCTGACTCGTTCCCAAGCATGACGGCATTCTTCCATGACACGTTCGGTGCCAAGACTGGCTCGTTTGCCTACCTCGAGGGTCTGCATGATGGCAGCGATGGGTTGAACCTAAAGGTCAGCCCGATCATCAATGTGGATCGCCACGCCGAGAAAGCGTCCCTCGTTTATCAAGACGCCGAGGTCAAGGTATATGCCTACGGCATTCCGCACGGCGATGTACCGACCCTGGCGTTCCGCATCGAGGGCAAGTACGGCACGATCGTGATCTCCGCGGATCAGAACGGCAGCCGTGCCGGATTCATCGATTTTGCCAAGGGCGCCGACATCTTGGTCATGCCGGCTGCCATCGACGACGACGCCGACACCACCTCCAAGTTTCTCCATGCAACGCCAACGGTCGTCGGCAAGATCGCCGCAGCCATCAATCCCAAGATGCTCGTCCTCAATCATTTCATGGGCAAATCCCTGAAGAACAAGGAGAGCAACATCGCAACCATCAAGCGCTACTACCACGGTCCGGTCTACGCAGGACGTGATCTGTCGCGCTTCGAAATGCCATGA
- a CDS encoding type II toxin-antitoxin system RelE/ParE family toxin — protein sequence MPQYRISNAARADIVDILRLSQMQFGDQARQRYQALILAALQDIASTPYRIGSHDRDELAPGLRSYHLIYSRQQAKHPHGTVKSPRHVVFYRVANDDVIEVVRLLHDAIEVQLHLPTD from the coding sequence ATGCCGCAGTACCGGATTTCCAACGCGGCGCGCGCCGACATTGTCGACATCCTCAGGCTCTCCCAGATGCAGTTTGGCGATCAAGCACGCCAGCGATACCAAGCGTTGATACTCGCCGCGTTGCAAGATATCGCCAGCACGCCCTATCGCATTGGCAGCCACGACCGCGATGAGCTTGCACCGGGCCTTCGCAGCTATCACCTCATCTACTCACGCCAGCAGGCTAAACACCCCCATGGAACGGTCAAAAGCCCGCGCCATGTCGTATTCTATCGCGTGGCAAACGACGACGTGATCGAGGTCGTCCGACTCCTTCATGATGCCATTGAGGTGCAGTTGCACCTGCCTACCGACTGA
- a CDS encoding c-type cytochrome — MNTRQLWLGAVVLATAGAIGAALLMWRPAIAPATAPQRFDAAQVQRGARVAEAGDCAVCHTRPGGRYLAGGLALVTPFGTLYSTNITADAGTGIGQWSLPAFERAMREGVARDGHLLYPAFPYAYYRRMTDGDIADLYAYLMSGPAVHSPAMPNRMNFPMNIRPLVSFWNLLFLHAEPLTPVAQQSATWNRGRYLVEGPGHCAGCHSPLNPLGAEQSAQHLGGGMVDGWQAPSLLGLADRAAPWSREQLAGYLRAEVVEGHGTAAGPMRPVSLSLGNMPASDAEAIADYLLSLKDPAPAAPASATARPTEVVEQAPGVQLFQSACAGCHGPAAPMRQIDGRPALERTSALHASSARNFLKTLLEGVPSTPGLPGPVMPPFAASLDNQQLAALASFLREQASPGQPWADLSSTLHELRQEAQ; from the coding sequence ATGAACACCAGGCAGTTGTGGCTGGGCGCCGTGGTTCTCGCCACGGCAGGCGCGATAGGCGCCGCGCTGTTGATGTGGCGCCCGGCGATCGCGCCGGCCACGGCGCCACAACGCTTCGATGCCGCCCAGGTGCAGCGCGGCGCGCGGGTCGCCGAAGCCGGCGATTGCGCGGTGTGCCATACCCGCCCCGGCGGCCGCTACCTGGCCGGTGGGCTGGCGCTGGTGACGCCATTCGGCACGCTCTACAGCACCAACATCACCGCGGACGCCGGGACCGGAATTGGCCAATGGTCATTGCCGGCCTTCGAGCGGGCGATGCGCGAAGGGGTCGCCCGCGACGGGCACTTGCTGTATCCGGCCTTCCCTTACGCCTACTACCGGCGCATGACGGACGGAGACATCGCGGACCTCTACGCCTACCTGATGAGCGGCCCCGCCGTGCATTCGCCGGCAATGCCGAACCGGATGAATTTCCCGATGAACATCCGCCCGCTGGTGTCGTTCTGGAACCTGCTGTTCCTGCACGCGGAGCCCTTGACGCCCGTGGCGCAGCAGTCCGCAACCTGGAACCGTGGCCGCTATCTGGTCGAAGGCCCCGGCCATTGCGCCGGCTGCCATTCTCCGCTCAACCCGCTGGGCGCCGAGCAGTCCGCCCAGCATCTTGGCGGCGGCATGGTGGACGGCTGGCAGGCGCCGTCCCTGCTGGGCCTGGCCGACCGCGCCGCGCCCTGGAGCCGCGAGCAACTGGCGGGCTACCTGCGGGCTGAGGTGGTCGAGGGCCATGGCACCGCTGCGGGGCCGATGCGACCGGTCAGCCTCAGCCTGGGCAACATGCCGGCCAGCGACGCCGAGGCGATTGCCGACTACCTGCTGAGCCTCAAGGACCCCGCTCCCGCCGCACCCGCTTCAGCCACCGCGCGCCCCACCGAAGTGGTCGAACAAGCACCTGGCGTCCAACTGTTCCAGAGCGCCTGCGCCGGTTGCCATGGCCCGGCCGCGCCGATGCGCCAGATCGATGGGCGCCCGGCCCTGGAGCGGACGTCGGCGCTGCATGCCTCAAGCGCGCGCAACTTTCTCAAGACCCTGCTCGAAGGCGTGCCCTCCACCCCGGGGTTGCCCGGCCCGGTCATGCCGCCCTTCGCCGCCAGCCTGGACAACCAGCAACTGGCGGCGCTGGCCTCGTTCCTGCGCGAACAGGCCAGTCCGGGCCAGCCGTGGGCCGACCTTTCTTCCACCCTTCACGAATTACGCCAGGAGGCGCAATGA
- a CDS encoding (2Fe-2S)-binding protein produces MTHMTLNVNGSPHALELEPDMPLLYALRNHLGLNGAKYGCGLGQCGACTVLVDDQPVFSCLTPCNGLEGKAIRTVESLGTAECPGPLQKAFIETQAAQCGYCIAGMLMRAQALLERDPHPDEATIREHMASNLCRCGTHLRIIDAIGRVARQERSAP; encoded by the coding sequence ATGACCCACATGACCCTCAACGTCAACGGCTCACCCCATGCGCTGGAGCTGGAGCCCGACATGCCGTTGCTGTATGCCCTGCGCAATCACCTGGGGCTCAATGGCGCCAAGTACGGTTGCGGCCTGGGACAATGCGGAGCCTGCACGGTGCTGGTGGATGACCAGCCGGTCTTCTCCTGCCTGACGCCCTGCAACGGCCTGGAAGGCAAGGCCATCCGCACGGTGGAAAGCCTGGGTACGGCGGAGTGCCCGGGGCCTTTGCAAAAAGCCTTTATCGAGACCCAGGCCGCCCAGTGCGGCTACTGCATCGCTGGCATGCTGATGCGCGCCCAGGCGCTGCTGGAGCGCGACCCTCATCCGGACGAAGCCACTATTCGCGAGCATATGGCGAGCAACCTGTGCCGCTGCGGCACCCACCTGCGGATCATCGACGCCATCGGCCGCGTGGCCAGGCAAGAGCGGAGCGCCCCATGA
- a CDS encoding alkene reductase, translated as MTQHLFQPLAVGPYTLAHRVAMAPLTRSRAGQPGDLPTAMNAEYYRQRASAALIVTEATQISRQGQGYAWTPGIYSDAQVTAWRQVSTQVHEAGGLIFMQLWHVGRVSHPSFQPDNALPVAPSALPVPGKTFIVDDEGNGVWGDVPVPRALQVAEIAQIVDDYRRAARNALKAGMDGVEIHAGNGYLLDQFINSNSNQREDAYGGSVENRARLLLEVVAAVADEVGAERVAVRLTPMGRFMGMGDATPEATFGHIVRSLNRWPLAYLHLVEPAVVGTVKDENFDPRWDAIIGQLRTEWKGVLMLAGGYDPQSAEQALAANRADLIAFGRPFLANPDLPRRIRDGLALNTPDPSTFFGGDQRGYIDYPVHP; from the coding sequence ATGACTCAGCACCTGTTCCAACCCCTTGCGGTCGGCCCCTACACCCTGGCTCACCGCGTGGCCATGGCCCCGCTGACCCGCTCCCGCGCCGGCCAGCCGGGCGACCTGCCCACCGCCATGAACGCCGAGTATTACCGGCAGCGCGCGAGCGCCGCGCTGATCGTTACCGAGGCCACGCAGATTTCCCGCCAGGGCCAGGGCTACGCCTGGACCCCGGGGATCTACAGCGATGCCCAGGTGACGGCCTGGCGCCAGGTGAGCACCCAAGTGCACGAAGCCGGCGGGCTGATTTTCATGCAGCTGTGGCATGTGGGGCGTGTCTCTCACCCGAGCTTCCAGCCCGACAACGCCCTGCCGGTGGCGCCCAGCGCCCTGCCGGTTCCTGGCAAGACCTTTATCGTCGACGACGAGGGCAACGGCGTCTGGGGCGATGTGCCGGTGCCACGCGCCCTGCAAGTGGCGGAGATCGCGCAGATCGTCGACGACTATCGACGCGCGGCGCGTAACGCCCTGAAGGCCGGCATGGACGGCGTGGAAATCCACGCAGGCAACGGCTACCTGCTCGACCAGTTCATCAACAGCAACAGCAACCAGCGCGAGGACGCGTACGGCGGCAGCGTGGAAAATCGCGCCCGCCTGCTGCTGGAGGTCGTGGCAGCCGTCGCCGATGAGGTGGGCGCCGAACGAGTGGCGGTACGCCTCACTCCCATGGGGCGCTTCATGGGCATGGGCGACGCAACGCCCGAGGCCACCTTCGGCCATATCGTCCGTTCCCTGAATCGCTGGCCCCTGGCCTACCTGCACCTCGTGGAACCGGCCGTGGTCGGCACCGTCAAGGACGAGAACTTCGACCCGCGCTGGGACGCGATCATCGGGCAACTGCGCACAGAGTGGAAAGGCGTGCTGATGCTCGCCGGCGGCTACGATCCACAATCGGCGGAGCAGGCCCTGGCCGCCAACCGCGCCGACCTGATTGCCTTTGGTCGCCCCTTCCTGGCCAACCCCGACCTGCCCCGGCGGATCCGCGACGGGCTGGCGCTGAACACGCCAGACCCAAGCACCTTCTTTGGCGGCGACCAGCGCGGATACATCGACTACCCCGTTCATCCATAA
- a CDS encoding xanthine dehydrogenase family protein molybdopterin-binding subunit, producing the protein MTRHHEVDQGRRAFLRGGALVLAFTLVPAARQALADSEVDTLGTLVLAPDLPGSLRTNPYLDAWIRVAAEGVTVYTGKAELGTGVKTALLQIAAERLDLAPGAITLLTADTALTPNEGYTAGSHSIFDSGTALFNAAAQVRQLLLESAARSWAVDAALLTTHEGLIQGPAGQRMPYAEAVKGVDLHHYAQAQSPSMPPSTFKLIGHSLPRLDIPAKVSGGAAFVQDLRLPGMLHARVIRPPRPGCSLEAFDAEAIKALPGVVRVVQDGNYLAVVARDEWQAIKAMRSGYEQARWSAGEAIPEARDIHALLTRLPARRYPISHEGNPAPGASTSYRARFSKQYLMHGSIGPSCAVAWFKDGVLTVWTHTQGVYPLRAGIAEMVGLAPERVRCIHIEGSGCYGHNGADDAAADAALIAMRLAGTPVRMQWMREQENLWEPYSSAMLTEVQASLDAQGRLQDWAYDLWTTPHNERIVNAGRLIPARLLARPFVSAPSIPIAQPEGDGDRNAVPLYTLASTRIDMNFVTRMPFRTSAMRSLGAHINIFAIEACIDELAARAGADPVALRLAHLSDPRARAVVERVRDASGWPHKGNEPGAGIGFAFARYKNIMGYCAIAVLLRVHPQTGEVQLDRVVTAVDVGQIVNPDGLRNQVEGGIVQSASWTLFEKVGYDPGGVRSYDWSGYPILRFPQLPRQVEVHLLDQPGQPFLGAAEIVQGPMAAAIGNAVANATGRRWLNLPLTRSEQPA; encoded by the coding sequence ATGACCCGGCACCATGAAGTCGATCAGGGGCGCCGCGCGTTCCTGCGTGGCGGCGCGCTGGTGCTGGCGTTCACCCTGGTCCCGGCGGCGCGCCAGGCGCTGGCCGACAGCGAAGTCGATACCCTCGGCACGCTGGTGTTGGCGCCCGATCTCCCCGGCAGCCTGCGCACCAACCCCTACCTCGATGCCTGGATCCGCGTCGCGGCCGAAGGCGTCACCGTCTACACCGGCAAGGCCGAATTGGGGACGGGGGTGAAAACCGCGCTGTTGCAGATTGCCGCCGAACGCCTGGACCTTGCGCCAGGCGCGATCACGCTGCTCACCGCGGACACCGCGCTGACGCCCAACGAAGGCTACACCGCCGGCAGCCACAGCATTTTCGACAGCGGCACGGCCCTGTTCAACGCCGCGGCCCAGGTCCGGCAATTGCTGCTGGAGTCGGCGGCGCGCAGTTGGGCCGTCGACGCCGCGCTGCTGACGACGCACGAGGGCCTGATCCAGGGCCCGGCCGGGCAGCGCATGCCCTATGCCGAGGCCGTCAAGGGCGTGGACCTGCACCACTATGCGCAGGCGCAATCGCCCTCGATGCCACCGTCCACGTTCAAGCTGATCGGCCATTCGCTGCCTCGCCTGGATATCCCGGCCAAGGTCAGTGGCGGCGCCGCGTTCGTCCAGGACCTGCGCCTGCCGGGCATGCTACATGCCCGGGTGATCCGCCCGCCCCGCCCTGGCTGCAGCCTGGAAGCCTTCGATGCCGAGGCGATCAAGGCCCTGCCCGGCGTAGTGCGGGTGGTGCAGGACGGCAACTACCTGGCGGTGGTCGCCCGGGATGAGTGGCAAGCCATCAAGGCGATGCGCAGCGGCTATGAGCAGGCCCGCTGGAGCGCTGGAGAGGCGATCCCCGAAGCGCGGGACATCCACGCGCTACTGACCCGCCTGCCCGCGCGCCGCTACCCGATCAGCCATGAAGGCAACCCGGCACCCGGCGCCAGCACCAGCTATCGCGCGCGGTTCAGCAAGCAGTACCTGATGCACGGTTCCATCGGCCCGTCCTGCGCCGTGGCCTGGTTCAAGGACGGCGTGCTCACGGTCTGGACCCACACCCAGGGGGTCTATCCGCTGCGCGCGGGGATCGCCGAGATGGTCGGGCTGGCGCCGGAGCGAGTGCGCTGCATCCATATCGAGGGCTCCGGGTGCTACGGCCACAACGGCGCGGACGACGCGGCGGCCGATGCCGCATTGATCGCGATGCGGCTCGCCGGCACGCCGGTGCGCATGCAGTGGATGCGCGAGCAGGAAAACCTCTGGGAGCCCTACAGCAGCGCCATGCTCACCGAGGTCCAGGCCAGCCTCGACGCCCAGGGCCGATTGCAGGACTGGGCCTATGACCTGTGGACCACGCCGCACAACGAACGCATCGTCAATGCCGGCCGCTTGATTCCCGCGCGGCTGTTGGCCCGGCCGTTCGTCTCCGCGCCGTCGATCCCCATCGCCCAGCCCGAAGGGGATGGCGATCGCAATGCCGTGCCGCTGTACACCCTGGCGTCCACCCGTATCGACATGAACTTCGTCACCCGCATGCCGTTTCGCACCTCCGCCATGCGCTCGCTGGGGGCCCACATCAATATCTTCGCCATCGAAGCCTGCATCGATGAACTGGCCGCCCGGGCCGGCGCCGATCCGGTGGCCTTGCGCCTCGCCCACCTGAGCGATCCGCGGGCGCGGGCAGTGGTCGAACGGGTGCGGGACGCCAGCGGCTGGCCGCACAAGGGCAATGAGCCCGGCGCGGGCATCGGCTTCGCGTTTGCCCGCTACAAAAACATCATGGGCTACTGCGCCATTGCCGTCCTGCTGCGGGTGCATCCGCAGACTGGCGAGGTGCAGCTCGATCGAGTGGTCACGGCGGTGGACGTGGGCCAGATCGTCAACCCCGATGGCCTGCGCAACCAGGTGGAAGGCGGCATCGTGCAGTCCGCCAGCTGGACCCTGTTCGAAAAGGTCGGCTACGACCCGGGCGGAGTGCGCAGCTATGACTGGAGCGGTTATCCGATCCTGCGTTTTCCCCAGTTGCCCCGGCAGGTCGAGGTGCATTTGCTCGACCAGCCGGGACAGCCGTTCCTCGGCGCCGCCGAGATCGTCCAGGGCCCCATGGCCGCCGCCATCGGCAATGCCGTGGCCAATGCGACGGGCCGGCGCTGGCTGAACCTGCCCCTGACCCGCTCCGAGCAGCCGGCCTAG
- a CDS encoding ATP-binding protein yields MLLRSLAAIGILLLGFLSPIFPAQAQDITLSGRMTTSSHPWLDAKARQWLEGRGPLRVGVVRFDYPPLSVLNGDRYQGITADYLALMFERPPQVRAYSSRASALAALRSGEIDLLGAGSDVEGRENGLLLSEAYLSDRPVLVTSQAQPFDPGQAGTVLGMTVGYLQEQAVREAYPHSQVEFFDSPQHALEALVLGDVDAVLGDAVSSHYLMQTHYLLGLRIDNFAPVDSRGFRFLLRPGDEPLRGIIDRAIPRISRRYGEDILRSWSAGRRLSIDEARVKLTPAEQRWLDSHPQVPVAINYSLGALGELGRDRSVTGIGRDYLELISQRSGLKFAYLGTPNTLETNKLIAEGRALLTPAMPQSELFETPLDVLPAYLRSSTVLMTATSAGRHAGRRFNGLADLNGKTLATGEGYFFIDTIRRDYPAIQLKVYPTFLEAMRSVDSGQNEVYLSSDYTGRYLSAQYFDNRIQVTGILQNISTPIGIGVAKNQPELRSILEKAQLAITPEEVADIVQAWAPRFARGGSDFWRDHRDKILQLGGLFATLIAISLIWAFYLRRQVCRTRAAEERAEAANQAKSVFLSTMSHEIRTPLNAIIGMQELALLRAKQGEADSVSLSVAQEAAQGLLSLLGNVLDIARIESGKIDSFPEPVLINNQIEGVASVVTGMARQKGLTLDVKVEGELQAWVLLDPLHFKQVLFNLLSNAIKFTERGGVTLQARTRREGDRLRLDLDVIDTGIGIGAEDMDKLFKPFSQVGMPGAGQASGSGLGLNISRRLVQLMGGKIDPRSEPGKGSCFSLELSLPICDPPAAIEDEAAQQEPPVSAEVPPLSILLAEDNAFNRVTLNTQLETLGHRVVVAKDGQEAFKRWLSADFDIVLTDGMMPRMDGFELARRIRWEESHSGLPRCRIIALTASIEARAVERCKAAGMDQILFKPATLETLRQAIASSPAGETSPEESR; encoded by the coding sequence ATGCTACTGAGGTCCCTCGCAGCTATTGGCATTCTGTTGCTGGGTTTTCTTTCACCGATATTTCCGGCTCAGGCGCAGGACATCACGTTGTCCGGTCGCATGACCACAAGCAGTCATCCCTGGCTGGACGCCAAGGCGCGGCAGTGGCTGGAAGGGCGAGGGCCGCTCAGGGTCGGGGTCGTGCGTTTCGACTATCCGCCCCTGTCAGTGCTCAATGGCGATCGCTACCAGGGCATCACCGCCGACTACCTGGCCCTGATGTTCGAACGGCCGCCGCAGGTGCGCGCCTACTCGTCGCGGGCATCCGCACTGGCGGCCTTGCGCAGTGGCGAGATCGACCTGCTGGGCGCGGGCAGCGATGTCGAAGGCCGGGAAAATGGCCTGCTGCTCAGCGAAGCCTACCTATCTGACCGGCCGGTGCTGGTGACTTCGCAGGCCCAGCCCTTCGATCCCGGCCAGGCCGGTACCGTTCTGGGAATGACTGTCGGCTATCTTCAGGAACAGGCGGTACGGGAGGCTTACCCCCATAGCCAGGTGGAGTTTTTCGATTCGCCTCAACACGCGCTCGAAGCGCTGGTGCTGGGGGACGTAGACGCGGTGTTGGGGGATGCCGTGTCCTCGCATTACCTGATGCAAACCCATTACCTGCTGGGCCTGCGCATCGACAACTTCGCTCCCGTCGACAGTCGGGGCTTCCGCTTCCTTCTGCGTCCGGGAGACGAGCCGCTGAGGGGCATTATCGACCGGGCAATACCGAGGATATCCAGGCGCTATGGGGAAGACATCCTGCGCAGCTGGAGCGCCGGCCGCCGTTTGAGCATCGACGAGGCGCGCGTGAAGCTGACGCCCGCGGAACAGCGCTGGCTGGACAGCCACCCGCAGGTGCCCGTGGCCATCAATTACTCGCTCGGGGCGTTGGGCGAGCTGGGACGGGACCGCAGCGTCACCGGCATTGGCCGCGACTACCTGGAATTGATCAGCCAGCGCAGTGGCCTGAAGTTCGCCTACCTGGGCACGCCAAACACTTTGGAAACCAATAAACTTATCGCCGAGGGGCGGGCGCTTCTGACCCCGGCCATGCCTCAGTCCGAGCTGTTCGAGACGCCACTGGATGTCTTGCCGGCGTACCTGCGCAGCTCCACCGTATTGATGACCGCGACCAGTGCTGGCCGTCACGCCGGCCGGCGTTTCAACGGGCTTGCCGATCTGAATGGGAAGACCCTGGCGACGGGTGAAGGCTACTTTTTCATCGATACGATAAGACGTGACTATCCGGCAATTCAGCTCAAGGTATACCCCACGTTCCTCGAGGCCATGCGCTCGGTCGATTCGGGGCAGAACGAGGTGTACCTGAGCAGCGACTACACCGGCCGCTATCTGTCGGCCCAGTATTTCGACAATCGCATCCAGGTCACCGGGATCCTGCAGAATATCTCCACGCCCATCGGCATCGGGGTGGCGAAGAACCAGCCGGAGTTGCGCAGCATCCTGGAGAAGGCGCAGCTGGCAATCACACCGGAAGAGGTCGCGGACATAGTCCAGGCCTGGGCGCCGCGCTTCGCCAGGGGCGGGAGCGACTTCTGGCGCGACCATCGCGACAAGATTCTCCAGCTGGGCGGCCTCTTCGCGACCCTGATCGCCATCTCGCTGATCTGGGCGTTCTACCTGCGACGCCAAGTCTGCAGGACCAGGGCCGCCGAGGAGCGGGCCGAGGCCGCCAACCAGGCCAAGAGTGTCTTCCTGTCGACGATGAGCCATGAGATACGCACGCCGCTGAACGCGATCATCGGCATGCAGGAGCTCGCGCTGCTGAGGGCGAAACAGGGGGAGGCCGACAGCGTATCCCTGTCCGTGGCCCAGGAAGCGGCCCAGGGGCTTCTGTCGCTGCTGGGCAATGTGCTGGATATTGCTCGCATCGAGTCCGGAAAGATTGATTCGTTTCCTGAGCCGGTGCTCATCAACAACCAGATTGAAGGCGTCGCCTCGGTTGTCACTGGCATGGCGCGACAAAAAGGCCTCACCCTGGACGTCAAGGTCGAAGGCGAGTTGCAGGCATGGGTGCTACTGGACCCGCTGCATTTCAAGCAGGTGCTGTTCAACCTGCTCAGCAACGCCATCAAGTTCACCGAGCGTGGCGGCGTAACCCTCCAGGCTCGCACCCGCCGTGAAGGGGACAGGTTGCGCCTGGACCTCGATGTCATCGATACGGGCATCGGCATTGGCGCCGAAGACATGGACAAGCTGTTCAAGCCCTTCTCACAGGTGGGCATGCCAGGCGCGGGGCAGGCATCCGGAAGCGGGTTGGGGCTGAACATCAGCCGCCGCCTGGTGCAATTGATGGGGGGCAAGATCGACCCGCGTAGCGAACCTGGCAAAGGATCCTGCTTCAGCCTCGAATTGAGCCTGCCCATCTGCGACCCTCCAGCCGCTATCGAGGACGAAGCTGCGCAGCAGGAGCCGCCCGTTTCTGCCGAAGTGCCTCCATTGTCCATCTTGCTGGCCGAAGATAACGCCTTCAATCGCGTCACCCTCAACACCCAGCTGGAAACCCTGGGGCATCGAGTGGTGGTCGCGAAAGATGGGCAGGAAGCCTTCAAGCGCTGGCTGAGCGCGGACTTCGACATCGTGCTCACGGACGGCATGATGCCGAGGATGGATGGCTTCGAGCTCGCCAGGCGGATCCGCTGGGAGGAATCCCACAGCGGCCTGCCACGCTGTCGCATCATTGCCCTGACGGCCAGCATCGAGGCGAGGGCGGTGGAGCGATGCAAGGCCGCCGGGATGGACCAGATTCTGTTCAAGCCCGCGACACTGGAAACGCTGCGGCAGGCTATCGCGTCCAGCCCGGCAGGCGAGACCAGCCCCGAGGAGTCCCGATAA
- a CDS encoding type II toxin-antitoxin system ParD family antitoxin, with the protein MATRNVVLTPHQDQVIQDLVQSGRYQNASEVMREGLRLLEQRIAEDTAKIEALRQATSIGIMDLEHGRFTQLNEGDLEHYLEGLSLEATLPAREKH; encoded by the coding sequence ATGGCGACGCGAAACGTTGTGCTCACCCCTCACCAGGACCAGGTTATCCAGGACCTGGTGCAGTCCGGCCGTTATCAGAATGCCAGCGAAGTGATGCGAGAAGGTTTGCGTCTATTGGAGCAGCGCATCGCCGAAGACACTGCCAAAATTGAGGCCCTGCGCCAGGCGACCTCGATCGGCATCATGGACCTTGAACACGGGCGCTTTACTCAGTTGAACGAAGGGGATCTGGAGCACTACCTCGAGGGCTTGAGCCTTGAGGCAACCCTCCCCGCGAGAGAGAAACACTGA
- a CDS encoding DUF2790 domain-containing protein, producing the protein MKLLMLGFAALLTTGSAFADTTESSPVIHDKTGFYVHMDVAKIISMTQIPDQCGVVPARLDYLDHQGREHVLDYQVQGNCTNEN; encoded by the coding sequence ATGAAATTGCTTATGCTTGGATTTGCTGCATTGCTCACCACCGGTTCAGCGTTTGCCGACACTACCGAGAGCTCACCGGTGATTCACGACAAGACCGGCTTCTACGTTCATATGGATGTAGCAAAAATCATATCCATGACTCAAATCCCGGACCAGTGTGGTGTGGTTCCCGCGCGTCTGGATTATCTGGACCATCAGGGGCGGGAGCATGTTCTGGATTATCAGGTTCAAGGAAATTGCACGAACGAAAACTGA